The Prionailurus bengalensis isolate Pbe53 chromosome A3, Fcat_Pben_1.1_paternal_pri, whole genome shotgun sequence genome includes a window with the following:
- the SSTR4 gene encoding somatostatin receptor type 4 yields MSAPPTLPPEGEEELQTTWSPAVNASCAPAEEEAAAGTRDAGAPGMVAIQCIYALVCLVGLVGNALVIFVILRYAKMKTATNIYLLNLAIADELFMLSVPFVASSAALRHWPFGSVLCRAVLSVDGLNMFTSVFCLTVLSVDRYVAVVHPLRAATYRRPSVAKLINLGVWLASLLVTLPIAIFADTKPARGGQAVACNLHWPHPAWSAVFVIYTFLLGFLLPVLAIGLCYLLIVGKMRAVALRAGWQQRRRSEKKITRLVLMVVAVFVLCWMPFYVVQLLNLFVTSLDATVNHVSLILSYANSCANPILYGFLSDNFRRSFQRVLCLRCCLLDVAGGAEDEPLDYYATAVKSRGGAGWICPPLPCQQEPLRPEPSRKPVPLTRTTTF; encoded by the coding sequence ATGAGCGCCCCCCCGACGCTGCCCCCAGAGGGCGAGGAAGAGCTCCAGACAACCTGGTCCCCTGCGGTCAACGCCAGCTGCGCCCCTGCTGAGGAGGAGGCAGCGGCGGGGACCCGGGACGCAGGGGCACCGGGCATGGTCGCCATCCAGTGCATCTACGCGCTGGTGTGCTTGGTGGGCCTGGTGGGCAACGCCCTGGTCATCTTCGTGATCCTCCGCTACGCCAAGATGAAGACGGCCACCAACATCTACCTGCTCAACCTGGCCATCGCGGACGAGCTCTTCATGCTGAGCGTGCCCTTCGTGGCCTCGTCGGCCGCCCTGCGCCACTGGCCCTTCGGGTCTGTGCTGTGCCGCGCGGTGCTCAGTGTGGACGGCCTCAACATGTTCACCAGCGTCTTCTGTCTGACGGTGCTCAGCGTGGACCGCTACGTCGCCGTGGTGCACCCTCTGCGCGCCGCCACCTACCGGAGGCCCAGCGTGGCCAAGCTCATCAACTTGGGCGTGTGGCTGGCATCCTTGCTGGTCACCCTGCCCATCGCCATCTTCGCTGACACCAAACCGGCTCGGGGCGGCCAAGCCGTGGCCTGCAACCTGCATTGGCCTCACCCGGCCTGGTCGGCGGTCTTTGTGATCTATACTTTCCTGCTGGGCTTCCTGCTGCCCGTTCTGGCCATTGGCCTGTGCTACCTGCTCATCGTGGGCAAGATGCGGGCGGTGGCACTGCGGGCCGGCTGGCAGCAGCGCAGGCGCTCAGAAAAGAAGATCACACGGCTGGTGCTGATGGTGGTAGCAGTCTTTGTGCTCTGCTGGATGCCTTTCTATGTGGTGCAGCTGCTAAACCTGTTTGTGACCAGCCTCGATGCCACAGTCAACCATGTGTCCCTCATCCTCAGCTACGCCAACAGCTGTGCCAACCCTATCCTCTATGGCTTCCTCTCAGACAACTTCCGCCGTTCCTTCCAGCGGGTTCTCTGCCTGCGCTGCTGCCTCTTGGATGTCGCAGGTGGTGCTGAGGATGAGCCCCTGGACTACTATGCCACTGCTGTCAAGAGTAGAGGTGGGGCAGGATGGATATGCCCCCCACTCCCCTGTCAGCAGGAGCCCTTACGACCAGAACCCAGCCGCAAGCCGGTCCCTCTCACCAGGACCACCACCTTCTGA